One genomic segment of Ictalurus punctatus breed USDA103 chromosome 12, Coco_2.0, whole genome shotgun sequence includes these proteins:
- the rprd2a gene encoding regulation of nuclear pre-mRNA domain-containing protein 2a, with protein MAAGSEAVSGNSRGSSAVLESSLDRRFQGVSNTMESIQGLSTWCIENKKYHSVIVRSWLKWMRKSDPSHRLNLFYLANDVIQNCKRRNAIVYRTTFTDVLPEAIKLISTVKDSKVRKSVDRILSIWEERNVYTEDLIVQLKGGLIQQEEPPAPVNPKAALRSKIVAEFLPSGFIEHLTKYRNSMDEIELREKQLAAMRVDVCSTVALKKLKDKAGGKRFSKDFEDGSAKLQDFVAFLDGEVKKGPALIEALENADIFYEMQYKEVKIVTTAYQTFANRVLHLKKKLDALKASLPDPDDSPIPSPSEDAPSPTGSESPFRGLTRIGTPDPELDGQALDEDLIAIGDAPSPLSSPGDKDNRDVEDMDLSDVEELVAPSIIVEERTEHPGPASVSNQTLTLSVTEPSQTSQAAPENETTTPAATTTPTTGSLPINLAGVDLGKISSIISTLTNVMKNTGTSPTFRSSTSNSSTVSSTSSTLKSPTASSSPAVPASNSLAKILSRVDINPGTLLNVLSKTQAQGIGLQGLSSFLSNQTAANSTPSGQHLDPPIDSTHKAHASPIANPVPPAPTVVRGSTPQRAVTLQSSQSPNTIQTRELQKEAEEDKEEPVVSVNSTLDSKIDGFLQGNPGLRGLNMGFPPVLPWTKAVDSPSASTENLGGTPVRDESGATPTQDEVMDEPAVQPFLFQGRPQQTASATAASAPAGVSGPPMSTYANDSWQEQNKHVLPFGPGSQHCGNRYQRDFTVKQDFPSSGLPLIEAGHPQQSLVSSSMADRNQNSNKNNETLERIGLGTPFSNIGADNASLANDGWYRDAREHDQDQRAGANPDSYKLNQHQSEEHRHDTNPPNFFNTPLPPPPPIPQLPPPPQDFLPPVVGGVKNSELKNITDNLHPGGDVPAFLSTNPISHADYDERLLNRIPAKETFHPHLNAPGPRHCAVAPHPVRLGPQNGPLDFNHRPRLPVHNAHHPGMPRPSPPPNVRGFHEALSPSHAPSEDAYLDPHCDAPPRSPSPPPYNVEHPVTPHTRTFYPEERALPLHHPEPRLRPRLEHRAPPPHHFRPPRPGHYPPQRPLRRPPPPHIPHPSEPPFQRGKRHGPPFGGPLRPPGPFFPPKRPFLPPRY; from the exons cggacccttctcacaGACTCAATCTCTTCTACCTGGCCAATGATGTCATTCAGAACTGCAAGAGGAGAAATGCTATCGTCTACCGCACCACCTTCACTGATGTTCTGCCTGAGGCTATTAAGCTCATCAg tACCGTCAAAGACTCCAAGGTGCGGAAATCGGTGGACAGGATCCTGTCCATCTGGGAAGAGAGAAATGTTTATACAGAGGACCTTATTGTCCAGCTTAAAGGTGGTCTCATCCAGCAAGAAGAACCACCAG cTCCCGTGAAcccaaaagctgcactaagatCCAAGATAGTTGCTGAGTTTTTG CCCTCGGGGTTCATCGAGCATCTCACCAAGTACAGGAACTCCATGGATGAGATTGAGCTAAGGGAGAAGCAGTTAGCTGCAATGAGAGTGGATGTCTGCAGCACAGTAGCTCTGAAGAAACTCAAAG ataaaGCAGGCGGCAAACGGTTTTCTAAAGATTTTGAAGATGGTAGTGCGAAACTGCAGGACTTTGTAGCCTTTCTGGATGGAGAGGTAAAAAAAGGACCTGCTCTGATTGAGGCTTTGGAGAACGCTGACATTTTCTATGAGATGCAGTACAAAGAGGTCAAGATTGTTACCACT GCTTATCAGACTTTCGCCAACCGAGTGTTACATCTCAAGAAGAAACTGGATGCACTCAAAGCTTCTTTACCTGACCCCGATGACTCGCCAATCCCTTCCCCCTCAGAGGATGCTCCATCGCCTACGGGTTCTGAGTCACCCTTCCGTGGCTTAACGCGCATTGGTACTCCAGACCCAGAGCTGGACGGTCAGGCCTTGGATGAGGACCTGATCGCTATAGGTGATGCTCCTAGTCCACTCTCTTCCCCTGGGGACAAAGACAACCGTGACGTAGAAGACATGGACCTTTCAGATGTTGAGGAGTTAGTGGCACCCTCCATCATAG TTGAGGAAAGAACAGAGCATCCTGGTCCTGCCAGTGTGTCCAATCAGACCTTGACCTTGAGTGTCACTGAACCATCTCAAACCAGTCAGGCTGCACCAGAGAACGAAACTACAACCCCAGCAGCAACCACAACCCCAACAACAGGGTCCCTTCCAATTAACCTGGCTGGTGTGGATTTGGGCAAAATCAGCTCTATTATTAGCACACTCACAAATGTCATGAAGAATACTG GCACAAGCCCAACATTTCGCTCATCCACCAGTAATTCAAGCACCGTTTCTTCGACAAGTTCAACACTGAAGAGCCCCACGGCCTCTTCCTCACCAGCTGTTCCTGCGTCTAACTCGCTGGCCAAAATACTATCCAGGGTGGACATCAACCCTGGCACACTGCTGAATGTCCTGTCTAAAACTCAAGCACAAGGGATTGGCCTTCAGG GACTGTCTTCCTTCCTGAGCAATCAAACCGCAGCAAATTCAACTCCTTCAGGCCAACATTTGGACCCACCCATAGATTCCACTCACAAAGCCCATGCCTCTCCCATTGCCAATCCAGTGCCACCTGCTCCTACAGTGGTGAGAGGCTCTACCCCTCAAAGGGCTGTGACTCTCCAGTCTTCTCAATCTCCCAACACTATTCAGACCAGGGAGCTTCAGAAGGAAGCAGAGGAAGACAAAGAAGAGCCAGTTGTTTCTGTCAACTCTACACTGGACTCCAAAATTGATGGTTTCCTTCAGGGGAATCCAGGGTTGAGAGGCTTAAACATGGGTTTCCCACCTGTTCTTCCTTGGACTAAAGCTGTTGATAGTCCTTCAGCGAGCACAGAAAACCTAGGGGGAACTCCTGTGAGGGATGAATCTGGTGCAACACCAACTCAAGATGAGGTCATGGATGAGCCTGCAGTACAACCATTCTTGTTTCAAGGAAGACCTCAGCAAACAGCTTCAGCAACAGCTGCTTCTGCACCCGCAGGGGTCAGTGGACCGCCAATGTCCACTTATGCTAACGATTCCTGGCAAGAGCAGAACAAGCACGTTTTGCCCTTTGGTCCTGGGTCACAGCATTGCGGAAATCGCTACCAGAGGGACTTTACAGTAAAACAGGACTTCCCAAGTTCAGGCCTGCCTCTTATAGAAGCAGGGCACCCTCAGCAATCCTTGGTATCGTCGTCAATGGCGGACAGGAATCAGAAttctaataaaaacaatgagACCCTGGAGCGAATTGGTCTGGGAACACCATTCTCCAATATTGGAGCAGACAATGCTAGCTTGGCAAATGATGGCTGGTATCGTGACGCGCGTGAACACGATCAAGATCAGCGTGCCGGTGCCAACCCTGACTCCTATAAATTAAACCAGCACCAGTCTGAAGAACATAGACATGATACCAACCCTCCAAATTTCTTCAACACCCCATTACCACCCCCTCCACCAATCCCCCAGCTTCCACCTCCTCCTCAAGACTTTCTCCCTCCCGTGGTGGGAGGAGTGAAAAATTCTGAGCTGAAAAATATCACAGACAATTTACATCCTGGTGGCGATGTCCCGGCGTTTCTCTCGACAAATCCTATTTCTCATGCTGATTACGATGAGCGTCTCCTCAATCGAATTCCGGCCAAAGAGACTTTCCATCCGCATCTGAACGCGCCAGGGCCACGACATTGTGCTGTTGCACCACATCCTGTCCGTCTGGGCCCCCAGAACGGCCCTTTGGACTTTAACCATCGTCCCAGACTCCCTGTACACAATGCGCACCACCCTGGTATGCCCCGTCCAAGTCCGCCGCCTAATGTACGGGGGTTCCACGAGGCTCTTAGTCCTTCACATGCTCCATCTGAGGATGCCTATTTGGACCCACACTGTGATGCGCCCCCTCGCagcccttctcctcctccttacAACGTTGAGCACCCCGTCACGCCTCATACACGCACGTTTTATCCCGAAGAGAGAGCTTTACCACTGCACCATCCAGAACCTAGATTACGTCCTCGGCTCGAGCACAGGGCTCCTCCACCGCATCACTTTCGTCCTCCAAGGCCTGGTCACTACCCACCACAGAGACCTCTCCGTCGTCCTCCGCCGCCACATATCCCTCATCCCAGCGAGCCACCATTCCAGAGAGGGAAGAGACACGGTCCTCCTTTTGGAGGGCCTTTAAGACCGCCGGGTCCATTTTTCCCTCCGAAAAGACCTTTCCTGCCACCACGGTACTGA